In the genome of Octopus sinensis unplaced genomic scaffold, ASM634580v1 Contig08757, whole genome shotgun sequence, one region contains:
- the LOC118761122 gene encoding CDK5 regulatory subunit-associated protein 2-like has protein sequence MYGCKRLGGISFFRNSKNDVEKFLRQELAENLTKITLLTEEIESKHNTIAYMQRENHRMKAQYDLERDRTRALDETNAALRAELSRFTHLANQVAENVVCRDISQTRENERLTKNNNELKVLTTQQKSKIEHLEKRIQLVCLLEYWQVKEENERLSKECADSSLRVPQIVNKRDDKV, from the exons ATGTATGGATGTaag AGACTCGGTGGCATTTCGTTTTTTCGGAATTCCAAAAATGATGTGGAGAAATTCCTACGACAAGAACTGGCAGAAAACCTGACAAAGATAACTCTGCTGACTGAGGAAATTGAGAGTAAGCACAACACG ATTGCTTATATGCAACGAGAGAACCACCGAATGAAGGCTCAGTACGACTTGGAAAGGGACCGGACGAGGGCACTGGACGAGACCAATGCAGCCCTCAGAGCTGAGTTAAGCAGATTTACACATCTCGCAAATCAAGTGGCTGAAAATGTAGTTTGTCGTGACATTTCACAGACACGGGAAAATGAGCGTCTGACTAAAAACAATAACGAACTAAAAGTGCTGACTACTCAGCAAAAGTCCAAGATTGAGCATTTAGAGAAGCGGATACAATTGGTGTGTCTTTTGGAGTATTGGCAGGTCAAGGAAGAGAACGAACGACTGAGTAAAGAATGTGCCGACAGTTCACTCCGAGTTCCCCAGATTGTAAACAAGAGAGACGATAAAGTATAG